One segment of Sesamum indicum cultivar Zhongzhi No. 13 linkage group LG4, S_indicum_v1.0, whole genome shotgun sequence DNA contains the following:
- the LOC110011908 gene encoding copal-8-ol diphosphate hydratase, chloroplastic-like, whose translation MKLQEGDDANCLEDAALLVTTLNICGGRIGDAKEILSDQHYITLSNLINNISSQLSQYKSRKTSAQELCIDAENGSIKYMEIEKEMQKLVQLVYEEPTGINKGIKQTFLLVAKALYYDAYFPAQTVDSHMSKVLFVPVP comes from the exons ATGAAACTCCAAGAAGGCGACGACGCCAATTGCCTGGAAGACGCAGCTCTCCTCGTAACAACGTTGAACATTTGTGGTGGTCGCATTGGTGACGCTAAGGAGATACTGTCCGACCAACACTACATCACTCTCTCCAACCTTATCAACAACATCTCTTCCCAGCTTTCACAGTATAAATCTAGAAAG ACATCGGCACAGGAACTCTGCATCGATGCAGAAAATGGCAGCATCAAATACATGGAGATAGAAAAAGAGATGCAGAAACTGGTGCAGCTGGTCTATGAAGAACCAACTGGCATCAACAAGGGCATCAAACAAACGTTTTTATTAGTTGCCAAAGCACTCTACTATGATGCCTATTTTCCTGCACAAACTGTTGACAGTCATATGTCTAAGGTGCTTTTTGTGCCCGTGCCCTGA
- the LOC105160751 gene encoding LOW QUALITY PROTEIN: copal-8-ol diphosphate hydratase, chloroplastic-like (The sequence of the model RefSeq protein was modified relative to this genomic sequence to represent the inferred CDS: inserted 1 base in 1 codon) yields MEPWNNQSKGISPSYKARLTLISRATTDRAVAEGAQKEDLAGEALQVVETLEDLTEYIKKFLSSIDEGRINVLPYDTAWVALIRDIHGEDSPQFPGSLEWVAQNQLQDGSWGEEHVFSAYDRLLNTLACVVALKTWNVHPHKSQKGIAYIKENIHQLEHANAEHMTCGFEIVFPALLQRARDMGIHDLPYDAPVLQEIYAARNHKLARIPKELMHKVRTSLLFSLEGLEDLEWQKLLKLLEHDGSFLSSPSSTAFAFMETKDENCLKYINYIVQKFNGGAPNVYPVDIFARLWAVDRLTRLGISHLFESEIKNCLEYVHSFWGEKGLFSGRKSEFCDVDCTAMGFMLLRLHGFNVSPDVLKKFKKDDGFSCFYGQTFESLSPIFNLYRSSQVLFPGEKILEEANAFCKKFIHEKITSNQLLDKWLISPHFADEVKNGWEIPWYASLPRVIACLYIETYCGSDYIWIGKSLYRLPDINNDAYLELAKLDFNRCQALHQTEWNHMQEWYENSNLQELGISQKDVLAAFFLAAASAFEPERSXERSGWAKSRIISKIITSYFNRETTSPEEKAAFLAEFRDSSISAQPKTNRSPSNLSLFFLYCIIVNSMYQSQMHEKYLIIYC; encoded by the exons ATGGAACCCTGGAACAATCA GAGCAAAGGCATTTCGCCGAGTTACAAGGCTCGTCTCACCCTAATATCAAGAGCAACAACAGATAGAG CTGTTGCGGAAGGTGCTCAAAAAGAAGATCTCGCAGGAGAAGCCCTTCAAGTG GTGGAAACTTTGGAGGATTTAACAGAATACATCAAGAAATTCTTGAGTTCCATAGACGAGGGACGTATAAACGTGTTGCCGTATGATACAGCATGGGTTGCTCTTATTAGAGATATTCATGGAGAAGATAGTCCCCAGTTTCCGGGCAGCCTTGAATGGGTGGCGCAAAATCAGCTGCAGGATGGTTCTTGGGGCGAAGAACATGTTTTCTCGGCTTACGATCGCCTTCTCAATACTCTGGCATGTGTAGTTGCGCTCAAAACATGGAATGTTCATCCTCACAAGAGTCAGAAAG gAATAGCATATATTAAAGAGAACATACATCAACTTGAGCATGCAAACGCTGAGCACATGACCTGCGGATTTGAGATCGTGTTTCCGGCCCTTCTGCAAAGAGCCCGAGATATGGGAATTCATGATCTTCCCTATGATGCTCCTGTTCTGCAAGAGATTTATGCTGCAAGAAATCATAAACTGGCTag GATCCCAAAGGAGCTGATGCACAAAGTACGAACATCATTACTGTTTAGCTTGGAAGGTCTGGAAGATTTGGAGTGGCAAAAGCTTCTCAAGTTGCTGGAACACGATGGTTCATTTCTTTCCTCTCCATCATCAACTGCCTTTGCATTCATGGAGACTAAAGATGAGAATTGCCTCAAATATATCAACTACAtagtacaaaaatttaatggaggag CACCCAACGTATACCCTGTCGACATTTTTGCACGACTTTGGGCAGTAGACAGACTGACTCGACTAGGAATTTCCCACTTGTTTGAGTCTGAGATCAAGAATTGCTTGGAATATGTCCACAG CTTTTGGGGTGAAAAAGGACTTTTCTCCGGACGGAAGTCGGAATTTTGTGATGTCGATTGTACTGCTATGGGATTCATGCTTCTAAGATTGCATGGATTTAACGTTAGCCCAg ATGTActgaaaaaattcaagaaggATGATGGATTCAGTTGCTTTTATGGTCAGACATTTGAGTCGTTGTCTCCTATATTTAACCTTTATCGGTCGTCTCAGGTCCTATTCCCCGGAgagaaaattcttgaagaagcCAATGCCTTCTGCAAAAAATTCatacatgaaaaaattaccAGCAATCAACTTCTTGATAAATGGCTTATATCCCCACATTTTGCCGATGAG GTAAAGAACGGCTGGGAAATACCATGGTATGCCAGCTTACCCCGTGTTATAGCTTGCTTATATATAGAGACTTATTGTGGCTCCGACTATATATGGATTGGCAAGTCTTTGTACAG GCTGCCAGATATCAACAACGACGCCTACCTTGAGCTTGCGAAATTAGACTTCAACAGATGCCAGGCTCTACATCAAACCGAGTGGAATCATATGCAAGA ATGGTATGAAAACTCAAATCTTCAAGAACTTGGAATAAGCCAAAAAGACGTGCTTGCTGCTTTCTTTTTGGCAGCTGCAAGCGCATTTGAACCGGAGAGAT AAGAGAGAAGTGGATGGGCTAAATCTCGCATTATCTCCAAGATTATTACATCATATTTCAATCGAGAAACCACTTCGCCAGAAGAGAAAGCTGCATTTTTAGCAGAGTTCAGAGACAGCAGCATCAGTGCCCAGCCTAAAACAAACAGGTCGCCTTCTAACctatctctcttcttcttaTACTGCATCATTGTAAATTCAATGTATCAGTCCCaaatgcatgaaaaatatCTGATTATATATTGCTGA